Proteins from a single region of Thermoplasmata archaeon:
- the ribB gene encoding 3,4-dihydroxy-2-butanone-4-phosphate synthase — protein sequence MDDVNQALAALRHGRFILVYDGDGREEETDLTIASQFVTPPAIRTLRKEAGGLVCVTLSSDVHRKIGLPLMADVLRDAGHTYPILEAVSAENLKYDRHSTFSLTVNHKDTFTGITDKDRAHTISRLAAIAAEAVKRENGWAAHVFADEFRAPGHVPVLNATDPLLVARRGHTELTTALMIMAGLTPSATICEMMADDDRALARNDAKAYARDHNLVFLEGQDIVRAWQTWSA from the coding sequence ATGGACGATGTGAACCAAGCCCTCGCGGCTTTGCGTCACGGGCGGTTCATCCTCGTCTACGACGGCGACGGCCGCGAGGAGGAGACGGACCTGACGATCGCGAGTCAGTTCGTCACCCCGCCCGCGATCCGCACGCTCCGCAAGGAGGCGGGCGGGCTCGTCTGCGTCACGCTCTCGAGCGACGTCCACCGCAAGATCGGCCTGCCGCTCATGGCCGACGTCCTGCGCGACGCCGGGCACACGTACCCGATCCTCGAGGCGGTGTCCGCGGAGAACCTGAAGTACGACCGCCACAGCACGTTCTCCCTGACGGTCAACCACAAGGACACGTTCACAGGGATCACGGACAAGGACCGCGCCCACACGATCTCTCGCCTCGCCGCGATCGCGGCGGAGGCGGTCAAGCGCGAGAACGGTTGGGCCGCGCACGTGTTCGCGGACGAGTTCCGTGCGCCGGGCCATGTGCCCGTGCTGAACGCCACCGATCCGCTCCTCGTGGCCCGCCGAGGCCACACGGAGCTCACCACGGCCCTCATGATCATGGCCGGACTCACGCCCAGCGCCACCATCTGCGAGATGATGGCGGACGACGACCGTGCCCTCGCCAGGAATGATGCAAAGGCATATGCACGAGACCACAATCTCGTGTTCCTGGAAGGGCAGGACATCGTCCGGGCGTGGCAGACATGGTCCGCGTGA
- the ribH gene encoding 6,7-dimethyl-8-ribityllumazine synthase → MRLAIVASLFNREIVDAMVERALDRAKEQELKVTTVVRVPGTFEIPLAAQRLLERSDVDGVVALGAVIQGETKHDEVILNTAAAALMDVGLRTGKPVGLGITGPGMTFKQAKARIDAASRAVDAAKAMHELLRGL, encoded by the coding sequence ATGAGGCTGGCCATTGTCGCCTCCCTGTTCAACCGGGAGATCGTGGACGCCATGGTCGAGCGCGCGCTGGACCGGGCGAAGGAGCAGGAGCTCAAGGTGACGACCGTCGTGCGGGTTCCCGGCACGTTCGAGATTCCGCTCGCTGCGCAACGCCTGCTCGAGCGGAGCGACGTGGACGGCGTCGTCGCTCTGGGCGCCGTGATCCAAGGGGAGACGAAGCACGACGAGGTCATCCTGAACACCGCGGCTGCGGCGCTCATGGACGTCGGTCTGCGCACCGGGAAGCCCGTGGGGCTCGGGATCACGGGACCAGGCATGACCTTCAAGCAGGCGAAGGCGCGCATCGACGCGGCCTCGCGCGCGGTGGATGCGGCGAAGGCAATGCACGAGCTCCTCCGTGGCCTCTAG
- the ribC gene encoding riboflavin synthase, with protein sequence MVDTSFSRFDMAASAVDELKKQGSGFEILRYTVPGIKDLAAGAKVLFDRGADLVITLGMVGRQTVDKDCALAADFGLQMVQATTGKHIIGVMVHEEEAADEAKLAWLFDRRTREHAVNAYDLLFRPGAIRARAGTGQREGYPDAGPIRLEMP encoded by the coding sequence GTGGTCGACACCTCCTTCAGCCGCTTCGACATGGCCGCTTCGGCCGTGGACGAGCTGAAGAAACAGGGCAGCGGCTTCGAGATACTGCGGTACACGGTCCCCGGGATCAAGGATCTCGCCGCGGGCGCGAAGGTCCTGTTCGATCGGGGAGCGGACCTCGTGATCACCCTGGGCATGGTGGGCCGGCAGACCGTGGACAAGGATTGCGCGTTGGCGGCGGACTTCGGCCTCCAGATGGTCCAGGCGACCACGGGGAAGCACATCATCGGCGTGATGGTCCACGAGGAGGAGGCGGCGGACGAGGCGAAGTTGGCGTGGCTCTTTGATCGACGGACGCGGGAGCACGCGGTCAACGCGTACGACCTCCTGTTCCGCCCCGGGGCGATCCGGGCACGCGCGGGCACGGGGCAGCGCGAGGGCTATCCGGACGCAGGCCCCATCCGACTGGAGATGCCATGA
- a CDS encoding adenylyltransferase/cytidyltransferase family protein yields MVRVMATGVFDLLHTGHVHFLTEARRLGDELVVVVARDSTARRFKHEPIMGEASRVQLVAALKPVDRAVLGHEGSIYEILDEIRPDVIALGFDQIHDEDKVLEECRKRGLATKVVRLPKFEGDLDGTRKIVRKVAEWLALQEKLQAVEGGRKPSA; encoded by the coding sequence ATGGTCCGCGTGATGGCGACGGGGGTCTTCGATCTCCTCCATACGGGTCACGTCCATTTCCTCACCGAGGCGCGCCGCCTCGGGGACGAGCTCGTCGTGGTCGTCGCGCGGGACAGCACGGCGCGGCGGTTCAAGCACGAGCCGATCATGGGGGAGGCCTCGCGCGTCCAGCTGGTTGCCGCGCTCAAGCCCGTGGATCGTGCGGTCCTCGGCCACGAGGGCAGCATCTACGAGATCCTGGATGAGATCCGCCCGGACGTCATCGCCCTCGGGTTCGATCAGATTCACGACGAGGACAAGGTCCTCGAGGAGTGCCGGAAGCGAGGCTTGGCCACGAAGGTGGTCCGCCTGCCCAAGTTCGAGGGGGACCTCGACGGCACCCGCAAGATCGTGAGGAAGGTGGCCGAATGGCTCGCGCTCCAAGAAAAGCTGCAGGCGGTCGAAGGCGGACGCAAGCCGTCCGCCTGA